A genomic segment from Candidatus Zixiibacteriota bacterium encodes:
- a CDS encoding ABC transporter ATP-binding protein produces MLKYIKWFWRYYRHHKRTLFVLLTFSVLSGMLLVIQPLLLKNIFDLLQSGELTRVNMPYVNEFIEYLGGNSIASYSLILIGFALIWFFVYIVLVGHRAYMNIRLELEFRQKAFEGTTLKGPDFFNKFSTGDLVTRMTDDCGEDKLAWFACSGIFRFYESVVLILFSLVMMISIHPTLTLWTATPLPILVFIYMKSSSVLDKRFDFLQKKISAVNNAMEACFSGIRVIKAYVREKDQRKKFGAVADNRQTAEISAVRAHTVIESLWMYIWQLGLIIILLAGGYYVINGSLTIGEFVAFESLMLFMIYPMFDVGNFLVRGLRAAVSIKRLIEMEEYPPMIDENEGAKAVEREKTSGRVIFENATFRFDGMERDIVSDLNFTAEPSQRVALVGKVGSGKSWAARLVPRLVNPVSGKITLDGIDLRKYDIHDLRRIVGYVPQEPILFSDTIENNVRFDRDDITDATIEWALDVAQLKGEMDSFPKGLQTRIGVRGMSISGGQKQRLALARALAGKPKILILDDCTSALDADTEAILWDRLHEVMPDLTCFIVTHRPATLEKADKIIVLDEGRVVEEGGHIDLILKEGLYCRLYHRIMLAEAVGDSAAA; encoded by the coding sequence ATGTTAAAATACATAAAATGGTTCTGGCGTTATTACCGGCATCATAAGCGGACGCTTTTTGTGCTCCTGACATTCTCAGTTTTGTCAGGAATGCTGCTGGTCATTCAGCCGCTGCTTTTGAAAAATATATTCGACCTGCTTCAGTCGGGTGAATTAACGCGTGTAAATATGCCGTATGTGAATGAATTTATCGAGTATCTGGGCGGAAACAGCATCGCCAGCTACTCTTTGATTCTAATTGGATTTGCGTTAATCTGGTTTTTCGTCTATATCGTTTTAGTCGGGCATCGGGCGTATATGAACATCAGGTTGGAGCTGGAGTTTCGCCAAAAGGCATTTGAGGGCACGACTCTCAAGGGTCCGGATTTCTTCAATAAATTCAGCACCGGGGACTTGGTAACGAGGATGACCGATGACTGCGGTGAAGATAAACTGGCCTGGTTCGCCTGCAGCGGCATTTTCCGATTTTATGAATCGGTGGTTTTGATACTTTTCAGTCTGGTTATGATGATTTCGATTCATCCCACGCTGACGTTGTGGACGGCGACACCGCTGCCAATTCTGGTATTCATTTATATGAAAAGCTCGTCGGTGCTCGATAAACGTTTTGATTTTCTGCAAAAGAAAATCTCAGCGGTCAATAACGCTATGGAAGCTTGTTTTTCGGGTATTCGCGTTATCAAAGCGTATGTTCGTGAAAAAGACCAGCGTAAGAAATTCGGCGCTGTCGCTGACAATCGCCAGACAGCGGAGATATCAGCCGTCAGGGCGCATACCGTTATCGAATCATTGTGGATGTATATCTGGCAATTGGGCCTCATAATTATCCTCCTGGCCGGCGGATATTACGTGATCAACGGCAGCCTGACAATTGGCGAGTTTGTAGCCTTTGAATCGTTAATGCTGTTTATGATATATCCGATGTTCGATGTCGGAAATTTCCTTGTGCGCGGGTTGCGCGCCGCGGTTTCGATCAAGCGGTTGATTGAAATGGAAGAGTATCCCCCGATGATTGACGAAAATGAAGGCGCAAAGGCAGTCGAAAGAGAGAAAACATCCGGGCGCGTGATTTTCGAAAACGCGACGTTCAGATTTGACGGAATGGAGCGAGATATTGTTTCCGATTTAAACTTTACCGCCGAGCCAAGCCAGCGCGTGGCCCTGGTCGGAAAAGTCGGCTCCGGCAAAAGCTGGGCGGCGCGGCTGGTTCCGCGCCTGGTAAATCCGGTATCGGGAAAGATTACGCTCGATGGAATCGATTTGCGCAAGTATGATATTCACGATCTGCGCCGGATAGTCGGATACGTCCCGCAGGAACCGATTTTGTTTTCGGACACGATTGAAAACAACGTTCGTTTTGACCGGGACGATATAACCGATGCCACTATCGAGTGGGCTCTTGATGTCGCGCAACTCAAAGGCGAGATGGATAGTTTCCCCAAAGGGTTACAGACTCGCATCGGAGTTCGGGGAATGTCGATTTCGGGCGGTCAAAAACAGCGTCTGGCATTGGCTCGCGCATTGGCCGGAAAGCCGAAAATTTTGATACTTGATGATTGTACTTCGGCTCTTGATGCTGACACCGAAGCGATATTGTGGGATCGGCTTCATGAAGTTATGCCGGATTTGACCTGCTTTATTGTGACGCATCGTCCGGCAACTCTGGAGAAAGCCGATAAGATTATCGTTTTGGACGAAGGCCGCGTGGTCGAGGAAGGCGGGCATATTGACTTGATATTGAAAGAGGGTCTGTATTGCAGGCTGTATCATCGTATCATGCTGGCCGAAGCCGTCGGTGACAGCGCCGCGGCGTAA
- a CDS encoding GNAT family N-acetyltransferase, with protein MRKISENNFKIVTAGQADILRDENYKMARMVWHDFMLHDPVAKYFDDLFSEPELMKYQFALIEPDSDKIIAMGNSVPLLWEDKIENLPDDGWDWALAKGIDDYKNKRTPNLLCAIQIMVHPDYHGRKLSSKAVIAMRDIAGQNGLNGLIAPVRPTQKCDYPLIPIEKYIKWTNGENLPFDPWLRVHARLGAKIIKSCSQAMTIPGTVAEWEKWTGMRFPESGRYTIPGALVPVDIDCENDKGVYIEPNVWMYHEL; from the coding sequence ATGAGGAAAATAAGCGAAAATAATTTCAAAATAGTAACCGCCGGTCAAGCTGATATTTTACGGGATGAAAATTATAAAATGGCACGCATGGTTTGGCATGATTTTATGCTCCACGACCCTGTCGCAAAATATTTCGACGATTTATTTTCCGAGCCCGAACTGATGAAATATCAGTTTGCACTGATCGAACCGGATTCAGATAAAATTATCGCGATGGGCAATTCTGTTCCTCTGTTATGGGAAGATAAAATCGAAAACCTGCCTGATGACGGCTGGGACTGGGCGCTTGCCAAAGGGATCGATGATTATAAGAATAAACGCACACCAAATCTACTTTGCGCGATACAAATCATGGTTCATCCCGATTATCATGGCCGGAAGCTGAGTTCCAAAGCTGTCATAGCGATGCGCGACATTGCCGGACAAAATGGATTGAACGGTCTTATAGCTCCTGTTCGTCCGACCCAAAAATGCGATTATCCTCTGATTCCGATTGAAAAATATATCAAGTGGACGAATGGCGAAAATTTGCCTTTTGATCCCTGGCTAAGAGTACACGCGAGATTGGGCGCGAAGATTATTAAATCCTGCTCGCAAGCGATGACGATTCCCGGAACTGTAGCCGAATGGGAAAAATGGACCGGGATGCGATTCCCCGAAAGCGGGCGATATACAATTCCCGGCGCCTTAGTTCCGGTCGATATCGATTGTGAAAACGATAAGGGCGTGTATATTGAACCGAATGTCTGGATGTATCATGAATTGTAG
- a CDS encoding asparagine synthetase B, which translates to MRNFLVINLLIAVLLLPAISSAEMLLIPMDEAQSNHLKAYGVVFNCLTRNQQAEWILNYRYGSFLIKDTDNNRDLCLIRGVHYDVVSNSQAADIYRIVEAENMERVLLEKEPKIVVYAPPSHQPWDDAVRLALEYAEIDYDLVWDKEVLEGRLEDYDWLHLHHEDFSGQYGKFYAAFGRELWYQQDVAANEAMARSLGYNKVSECKKAVAREIKEYVLRGGFLFAMCSAAETLDMALAAHSTDIVPSEFDGDPPDPDCVSKLDFSETIAFTDFIPDFNPLAYRRSNIDTYPARIERFLMPDDDIFYLFEFSAKLDPVPTMLVQNHMPVVNGFMGQTTALKKSLLKKYVIVLGQPLDYDEVRYIHGNLGKGTFTFYSGHDPEDYQHRIGDPPTDLSLHKYSPGYRLILNNILFPAARKKERKT; encoded by the coding sequence ATGAGAAATTTTCTTGTTATAAATTTACTGATTGCCGTTTTACTGCTTCCGGCGATATCGTCGGCAGAGATGCTTCTTATTCCGATGGATGAGGCGCAGAGCAATCATCTTAAGGCGTATGGCGTCGTCTTCAACTGCCTGACGCGCAATCAGCAGGCCGAGTGGATTCTCAATTACCGCTACGGCTCGTTTCTGATAAAAGACACCGACAACAATCGTGATTTATGCCTCATACGCGGGGTCCATTACGATGTCGTATCCAATTCGCAAGCCGCCGATATTTACCGGATTGTCGAAGCGGAAAATATGGAACGCGTTCTTCTCGAAAAAGAACCAAAAATAGTAGTGTACGCTCCTCCGAGCCATCAGCCGTGGGATGACGCCGTTCGGTTGGCTCTTGAATACGCCGAGATCGATTACGATCTGGTCTGGGATAAAGAAGTACTCGAAGGCCGCCTCGAGGATTACGACTGGCTTCATTTGCATCATGAGGATTTTTCCGGACAGTACGGCAAATTCTACGCCGCTTTCGGCCGCGAACTGTGGTATCAACAGGATGTCGCGGCCAACGAAGCGATGGCCCGGTCGCTGGGGTATAACAAAGTTTCAGAATGCAAAAAGGCGGTGGCACGAGAAATAAAGGAATACGTCCTGCGCGGAGGATTTTTGTTCGCCATGTGTTCGGCCGCCGAGACTCTCGATATGGCCCTGGCGGCTCATTCGACCGACATTGTTCCCTCCGAATTCGACGGTGATCCGCCCGATCCCGATTGCGTTTCGAAACTTGATTTTTCTGAAACGATAGCGTTCACCGATTTTATTCCCGATTTTAATCCGCTGGCCTATCGGCGTTCGAATATCGATACCTACCCGGCCCGCATCGAGCGATTTCTCATGCCCGATGATGATATCTTTTATCTGTTTGAGTTTTCAGCCAAGCTCGACCCGGTCCCGACGATGCTGGTGCAGAACCATATGCCCGTCGTCAACGGTTTTATGGGTCAGACGACAGCCTTGAAAAAATCTCTTTTGAAAAAATATGTAATTGTATTGGGGCAGCCTCTCGATTATGACGAAGTCCGCTACATCCACGGCAATCTCGGCAAAGGTACTTTTACTTTTTATTCCGGACATGACCCTGAAGACTATCAACATCGGATTGGCGATCCCCCGACCGACCTTTCGCTTCACAAATATTCGCCCGGTTACCGTTTGATTCTCAATAATATTCTCTTTCCTGCCGCTCGCAAAAAAGAGAGAAAGACGTGA
- a CDS encoding sugar nucleotide-binding protein, whose protein sequence is MITGVGGLLGRRLAEEFLDAGRVISHHHNNPGIENDKDIFYGDLGDAEHVKFLSREFSPDIIINSAALADVDRCQREPDVSQRINVDAIELMLRYFPRAKFVHISTDYVFPGEKRARPNDRPHPINIYGEHKLRAEEMIIAAGTDNLIIRTNTMIDITARQNFFLFVYNSLKAGKKINGASDQSSNPITTLTAAKLIGRLVEKEASGIYHIGGADFVSRYELALKIAEICKFDKGLITSVETLSIPRPAPRPPLAGLICDETEEFLNRKMPALEDEIIALRDLMLSYFD, encoded by the coding sequence ATGATTACAGGTGTCGGCGGTCTTCTGGGCCGTCGGTTGGCCGAAGAATTTTTGGATGCAGGTCGCGTAATCAGCCATCATCACAACAATCCGGGAATCGAAAACGATAAAGATATATTTTACGGCGACCTTGGCGATGCCGAACATGTCAAGTTTCTATCACGAGAATTTTCTCCCGATATAATTATAAATTCCGCGGCCTTAGCTGACGTTGATCGGTGTCAACGTGAACCGGATGTATCACAACGAATCAATGTTGACGCCATAGAATTAATGCTCCGGTATTTTCCCCGGGCTAAATTCGTGCATATATCAACCGATTATGTTTTTCCCGGTGAGAAACGAGCCCGACCGAATGACCGGCCTCATCCAATTAATATCTATGGTGAGCATAAACTCCGGGCTGAAGAGATGATCATAGCCGCGGGGACCGATAATTTAATCATTCGAACCAACACCATGATCGACATTACGGCCAGGCAGAACTTTTTTCTTTTTGTATATAATAGCCTGAAGGCAGGTAAAAAAATAAACGGCGCGAGCGATCAAAGCTCCAATCCGATTACCACTCTTACCGCGGCAAAATTAATCGGGCGATTGGTTGAAAAAGAGGCAAGCGGGATATATCACATCGGCGGCGCTGATTTTGTCAGTCGTTATGAGCTGGCGTTGAAGATCGCTGAGATTTGTAAATTTGATAAAGGTCTGATTACTTCGGTCGAAACTTTATCGATCCCGCGTCCGGCTCCAAGGCCGCCTCTGGCCGGGCTGATATGTGACGAAACCGAAGAGTTTCTGAATAGAAAAATGCCAGCCCTGGAAGATGAAATAATCGCTCTGCGTGATTTGATGCTTAGCTATTTCGATTGA
- a CDS encoding dTDP-glucose 4,6-dehydratase has translation MKKLLITGTAGFIGSHLVEYILSHTDDIHITSLDKLDYAGHIINLEHIPGGVESERHRFIKGSICDCKLVDELLSNGFDGLINVAAQTHVDRAFYHPEFFIENNVAGVLNLLRAVENYKVRRYLQISTDEVYGAAPPDKPCGEGAPLRPGNYYASSKAAADMYVLAAVNSKDINASIIRGTNNFGPRQYPEKLIPFFTRRILSGKTMPLYGDGQQMRDWLYVKDFCRAIWIVFNKGEKEQIYNAGAGNHTRNLELSKRMLSILGADESLINHVADRPGHDFCYSVKWDKLSKLGWAPKADFDTALEETVNWYCDNDKWVKIILTKSQDHPVENKFFENHYKNHS, from the coding sequence ATGAAAAAGTTACTCATCACCGGCACGGCCGGATTTATCGGCTCGCACCTGGTTGAATATATCTTATCCCATACGGACGATATTCACATCACTTCGCTGGATAAACTTGATTACGCGGGGCATATTATAAACCTTGAACATATCCCCGGGGGGGTAGAATCCGAACGGCATCGCTTTATCAAAGGGTCGATATGCGACTGTAAATTGGTTGATGAACTTTTATCCAACGGATTTGATGGTTTGATTAACGTCGCGGCCCAGACCCATGTCGATCGTGCCTTTTATCATCCGGAATTTTTTATCGAGAATAACGTCGCTGGAGTATTGAATTTGCTCCGGGCGGTTGAAAATTATAAAGTCCGGCGATACCTGCAGATATCGACCGATGAAGTTTACGGAGCCGCGCCTCCGGATAAACCGTGCGGGGAAGGCGCTCCTCTGCGGCCGGGTAATTATTACGCTTCCTCAAAGGCGGCGGCGGATATGTATGTTTTGGCGGCGGTCAACAGCAAAGACATTAACGCCTCGATAATTCGGGGGACGAATAATTTCGGTCCCCGCCAGTATCCGGAAAAACTTATTCCGTTTTTTACCCGGCGCATCCTCAGCGGAAAAACTATGCCTCTTTACGGCGATGGACAACAGATGCGCGACTGGCTATACGTTAAGGACTTCTGTCGGGCGATTTGGATAGTTTTCAATAAGGGCGAAAAAGAGCAGATATATAACGCCGGAGCCGGTAATCATACCAGAAATCTTGAATTGTCAAAACGGATGCTGTCTATCCTGGGTGCGGATGAGAGTTTGATAAACCATGTCGCTGACCGGCCGGGTCATGACTTTTGTTACAGCGTCAAATGGGATAAATTATCGAAGTTAGGATGGGCACCCAAAGCTGATTTCGATACAGCTCTGGAAGAAACGGTCAATTGGTATTGTGATAATGATAAATGGGTGAAAATTATTTTGACCAAATCTCAGGATCACCCGGTTGAAAATAAATTCTTTGAAAATCACTACAAAAATCATTCATGA
- a CDS encoding dTDP-4-dehydrorhamnose 3,5-epimerase family protein: MTDLIDGVKIKKLVTHIDERGWLFEILRSDDDVFQKFGQVYITSVRSGVVKAWHCHAIQYDNFCAVSGTVKLVLADLREDSPTHGKINEFVFGDDNRLLITIPPHVHHGIKGLSPQPALILNCPTEPYNHQNPDEIRLPHDTDLIDYDWDPEVG; the protein is encoded by the coding sequence ATGACTGATTTGATTGACGGTGTCAAGATTAAAAAATTGGTAACTCACATCGACGAGCGCGGCTGGCTGTTTGAAATTCTTCGCAGCGATGATGATGTTTTTCAGAAATTCGGTCAGGTATATATTACTTCGGTTCGGTCGGGAGTCGTCAAAGCATGGCATTGTCATGCCATTCAGTATGATAATTTCTGCGCCGTGTCGGGTACCGTCAAACTGGTTCTGGCTGATTTGCGAGAAGATAGTCCTACTCACGGAAAAATAAATGAATTTGTTTTTGGGGATGACAACCGGCTTTTGATTACTATTCCCCCTCATGTCCATCACGGCATAAAAGGATTAAGCCCTCAACCGGCGTTAATACTAAATTGCCCGACCGAACCATATAATCATCAAAATCCGGATGAGATACGATTGCCGCATGATACCGATCTGATTGATTACGACTGGGACCCGGAGGTCGGATGA
- a CDS encoding sugar phosphate nucleotidyltransferase, which yields MQGIILTGGKGVRLAPLTDNCNKHLIDICGRPMINYSLSIFLSAGINDITLVTNPHHLNDFKKAMSVGIGTQFNPLTMVPQTEKPGITGSILMMPHNLRIGPYMVVLGDNIIGGSARAYRDKFEENPEQAMILLAEVQSPESFGIAHIENGKITAIEEKPKTPNSHWAITGIYFFPKDLFDIASKVKPSGRGEYEVTNILNTYLEQGRLRYEMLKDWWIDAGTHESLAEVRSRICGEDIEEEVESKEGAP from the coding sequence ATGCAGGGAATTATATTAACGGGCGGCAAAGGCGTAAGGCTGGCGCCGCTGACCGATAATTGCAATAAACATCTGATCGATATCTGCGGAAGGCCGATGATTAACTATTCATTGTCGATTTTTCTTTCCGCGGGTATAAACGATATAACCCTGGTGACCAATCCGCATCACCTCAATGATTTTAAAAAGGCAATGTCGGTCGGGATTGGCACCCAGTTTAATCCGTTAACGATGGTACCGCAAACCGAGAAGCCGGGGATTACCGGATCGATATTGATGATGCCCCACAACCTGCGCATCGGCCCCTACATGGTTGTCCTGGGTGATAATATAATTGGGGGATCGGCTCGGGCCTATCGGGATAAATTTGAGGAAAATCCTGAACAAGCGATGATATTATTGGCCGAAGTACAATCCCCCGAATCGTTTGGAATCGCTCATATCGAAAATGGTAAAATCACGGCTATTGAGGAAAAACCGAAAACGCCCAATTCGCACTGGGCCATAACCGGAATTTATTTCTTCCCCAAAGATTTGTTTGACATCGCCTCCAAAGTAAAACCGTCCGGACGGGGCGAATACGAAGTAACCAACATATTGAATACATATCTTGAGCAAGGTCGATTGAGATATGAAATGCTCAAAGATTGGTGGATCGACGCTGGAACGCATGAATCATTGGCCGAAGTTCGCAGTAGAATATGCGGCGAGGATATCGAAGAAGAAGTCGAATCGAAAGAAGGCGCGCCATGA
- a CDS encoding penicillin-binding protein activator yields the protein MKRLLLIFISVLLLTGDLVFAQVLPDEFARAQSLFSRAQRLMRQRDYPGAIDAYNELVVGFKNSEYRDIYNYGLARAYYHLGDYKMAGEILASFHTLFPNSYLSPYAYHLKANCYYRTGRIEHSFRNYIAAYRTAAENQLRRLSERSINAIIEAGYFPHDSVLAIIPGDLECSVKSRMAFLMKGRWSREQIDSLLGRCPNDIFETEKPRDRSSDGITAGMLTPLSGAYARYGQALLDGAKLAAEKLRSMGVPVEILAYDTRADNVTAARQAIALGESGADIIVGPLLSNVAATTAAVLNNKRIPLLVPAATQAGFTELSSGCFQLSANIKTIGRGLAQYAVRHRGMTTLAVISPASLDELTMAEAFADEAQRLGANILAFERFRPSETDFGPYIRDIKEAILGPVDDSTFYVTLKGDTLRSGEMAVELDGLFIPANEQQLFLILPQLDFYRFNTSYLGTDEWNTEKVLKLGERTLGNAVFFSSSMAMRDSPGYDEFSSKFDAKYSGEPDRLAAVGYDALMILGEAYLQDRKSPGDIAEFLKSLNGYNGVSGKITFGKSRSNLELPLFKYEDGQVKPLIEKPLVEEPESVEPPPDSIGTEVIRFEY from the coding sequence ATGAAGCGGTTGTTGCTCATATTTATATCGGTGTTGCTTTTGACAGGTGATCTTGTTTTTGCTCAGGTTTTGCCTGACGAATTTGCCCGAGCCCAGTCTTTGTTTTCGCGCGCCCAGAGGCTGATGAGGCAAAGAGATTATCCCGGCGCCATCGATGCCTATAATGAATTGGTGGTCGGTTTCAAAAATTCAGAATACCGGGATATTTATAATTATGGCCTGGCCAGGGCTTATTATCATCTGGGCGATTATAAAATGGCCGGCGAAATATTGGCCAGCTTTCATACTCTTTTCCCCAACTCTTACCTGTCTCCATATGCGTATCATCTTAAGGCTAATTGCTATTACAGGACCGGCCGGATCGAGCATTCCTTCCGAAACTATATCGCCGCCTACCGAACCGCGGCGGAAAATCAGCTTCGCCGCTTGAGCGAACGGTCAATAAACGCAATAATTGAGGCCGGCTATTTCCCTCACGATTCGGTCCTGGCCATAATCCCGGGGGATTTGGAGTGCTCCGTAAAATCGCGAATGGCTTTTTTGATGAAAGGACGCTGGAGCCGGGAACAGATTGATAGTCTTCTGGGACGGTGCCCCAATGATATCTTTGAAACGGAAAAACCTCGTGATAGATCATCCGACGGCATAACCGCGGGAATGCTTACGCCGCTCTCAGGCGCTTATGCCCGCTATGGGCAGGCTCTCCTCGACGGCGCTAAACTGGCGGCCGAAAAACTGAGAAGCATGGGTGTTCCGGTTGAAATTTTAGCTTATGATACGCGGGCGGATAACGTTACCGCTGCTCGCCAGGCAATTGCGCTCGGGGAAAGCGGCGCGGATATTATTGTCGGTCCACTGCTTTCCAATGTCGCGGCAACCACGGCTGCGGTTTTGAACAATAAACGGATTCCGCTGTTGGTTCCGGCCGCGACCCAGGCCGGTTTTACGGAATTATCTTCGGGATGTTTTCAATTATCGGCAAACATCAAAACAATCGGCCGCGGATTGGCCCAATACGCCGTTCGGCATCGAGGTATGACGACGTTGGCCGTAATATCTCCGGCGTCTCTGGATGAGTTGACAATGGCTGAAGCGTTCGCCGATGAAGCCCAAAGATTGGGCGCTAACATTCTCGCCTTTGAGAGATTCCGACCCAGTGAAACCGATTTTGGCCCGTATATCCGGGATATCAAGGAAGCTATCCTGGGGCCGGTTGATGATTCGACTTTTTACGTTACGCTTAAAGGAGATACTCTGCGATCCGGAGAAATGGCGGTGGAGCTTGATGGACTTTTTATACCAGCCAATGAACAACAGCTGTTTTTGATTTTGCCCCAGCTCGATTTTTACAGATTCAATACATCGTATCTGGGCACCGACGAATGGAACACTGAAAAAGTGCTCAAACTCGGAGAACGGACTCTGGGCAATGCCGTGTTTTTTTCCAGTTCGATGGCGATGCGCGACTCGCCCGGATATGATGAGTTTTCTTCCAAATTCGATGCCAAATACAGCGGCGAGCCGGATCGCCTGGCGGCGGTTGGTTATGATGCTTTGATGATTCTGGGTGAAGCTTACCTGCAAGACCGAAAATCACCCGGCGATATTGCCGAATTTCTTAAATCCTTAAACGGTTACAACGGCGTTTCGGGAAAAATCACATTTGGGAAAAGCCGCTCGAATCTGGAACTACCTCTTTTCAAATACGAAGACGGCCAGGTCAAGCCATTGATTGAGAAGCCCCTCGTCGAAGAACCGGAAAGTGTTGAACCTCCTCCCGATTCAATTGGAACCGAAGTCATCAGATTTGAATATTAA
- a CDS encoding DUF116 domain-containing protein, translating to MDIKLYIESACRELADYVAGVDGFVASLGQPGKFESSSLRANKPEEYIRNVLAVSILTYLNRAEFLKTEKRIIVLPDCLKNYSDWDCSKETDGNISSCTQCHPECIVYEIEDWLACGNTTIILEPEELEKYFAVLNNDNKNIGVVGVACPLTLLSGFHSTLKYKFPTQGVFLNYSSCAHHWVKGGINTAFNIKRLSWIMNESNPDISETNFIDGPTYSLIKEPLSPDDFYGRIDKLCERFISEYLPLFKKEFPNLDIFDLSLEISRAIVPNLITRNES from the coding sequence TTGGACATTAAACTTTACATTGAGTCGGCCTGCCGTGAACTCGCTGATTATGTGGCCGGGGTTGATGGTTTCGTGGCTTCACTGGGGCAACCGGGCAAATTTGAATCATCATCTCTACGCGCAAATAAACCGGAAGAGTATATTCGCAATGTCCTGGCCGTCAGCATCCTGACTTATCTCAACCGCGCGGAATTTCTGAAAACCGAAAAACGTATAATCGTCCTGCCTGATTGCTTGAAAAATTACAGCGACTGGGATTGTAGCAAAGAAACCGATGGCAATATCAGTTCGTGCACCCAATGCCATCCCGAATGTATTGTTTATGAAATCGAAGATTGGCTGGCCTGCGGCAATACCACAATAATTCTTGAACCGGAAGAGCTTGAAAAATATTTTGCCGTATTGAATAATGACAATAAAAATATCGGCGTGGTCGGTGTCGCCTGCCCCTTAACGTTGTTATCAGGTTTTCATTCGACATTGAAATATAAATTCCCAACCCAGGGAGTATTTCTCAATTATTCATCATGCGCTCATCACTGGGTCAAAGGCGGCATCAATACCGCTTTCAATATAAAGCGCCTGTCGTGGATCATGAACGAAAGCAACCCCGATATATCCGAAACCAATTTTATAGACGGCCCGACATATTCACTTATAAAAGAGCCGTTATCCCCGGATGATTTTTATGGCCGCATAGATAAATTATGTGAGAGATTTATATCCGAATATCTACCGCTTTTCAAAAAAGAATTTCCCAATTTAGATATTTTTGATTTATCACTCGAGATAAGCCGCGCCATCGTTCCTAATCTCATCACGCGGAATGAATCGTAG